Sequence from the Streptosporangium brasiliense genome:
TGATGGCGATGTCCCCCTGGCGCTGAACCGTCCACACGGTGAAGAACGCCCCGATGACCAGCGCCGAGATGGCGAACAGGAACCCTTGCATCATCATCAGCGAGCCGTTCTCGGAGGTGTAGGAGCCGATTCCGGCCAGCGACTCCCGCTTGCTGACCGGATGCGTGCCCAGCGTCCGCTCCGGGGCGTCGCCGCTCAGCACGACCACGGTCGCGGTGTCCGGCTTGGCGTGGGCGAGACGCTGCCAGTCCGCGAGCGTGGTCCACACCACGGGCGTGTGCCCGTAGGAGTCCTCCGGGCCGATCGCGGTGATCCGGTACGGCCGATCGCCGAGGGTCACGGTGTCCCCGGCGGCCAGGCCGAGATCCGGCGACACGATCAACTCGCCGTCGCGCTGCCGTACGGGCGCCAGGGTGTCCGAGCCGAAGACCGCGACGGCCTGGTTGGCGTCGTCACGGGTGAGTCGGGTCTGCGTGATCCCCAGCGCCTGCCCGCCCAGGCCCGTCCACTGCGCGGCGGTGACCGTGCTGTCGGAGAAGGAGATCTTCTCGCTTCCGAACGCGATCAGGTCGCCTTTCAGGTTCTCGACGGCGGAGACGTTCTCCCCGGCGAGCCCGGAGGTCAGTCCGGACAGCAGGACGACGAGCAAGGTGATGAGCGCCACGACGGACCCCATGAGGGTGAACCGCCCTTTGGCGAAGCTGATGTCTCTCAGTGCGATGAACACGTGGTCTCCGGTCGGTTGCCTCTTGACTCCCACCAGGCTCGCCGGACCCGCCCGCCCGGGGCATCGCGACTCCGATCGGTCCGCGAATCAACCGAAGGTTGGATGCGAGCACTCATCAAACCCCTCTTAACCTGGACGCATGGGAGGGGAGTTGGAGATTCCCGCGATGCGGTTGCTCAAGTTCGGCCTGCACGGCGTGTTCTACGTGCTGCTCGCGGTCGGCCTGGCCCGCGTGTCCGGTTCCTGGGCGGCGCTGGCCGGGGGTGTCCTGCTCGGCGCCGTCTACGCGGTAGGTCTCACCCTCGGCCGGCGTCGCGCGGCGTCGCTGCTCTGGCTGGCGGCCGTCACCTTGATCTGGGCGGCGCTCGGCCTGCTTACCCCGGACTTCGTCTGGCTGGCGTTCCCGCTGTTCTTCGTCTGCCTGCATCTACTGCCGTTGCGCGGAGGAGTCCCGGCCGTGATCGCGCTCACCGCGGTCACCGTCGGCACGCTCGCCCTGCACGAACCCTCGCTCAACCCCGCCCAAGTGGTCGGTCCGGCCATCGGCGCGATGGTGGCGATCCTCATGGTCACCGGCTACACGGCCCTGTACCGGGAGAGCGAGCGCCGCCGCGATCTCATCGACGAGCTGACCCGCACGCGCGCGGAGCTGGCCGAGACCCAGCACGAGGCCGGGGTGCTCGCCGAACGCCAGCGGCTGGCCAGGGAGATCCACGACACCCTGGCCCAGGGCCTGTCCAGCATCGTCCTGCTGCTCCGCGCCGCGCCGCCGGACCCGGCCGGATATGTGGCCGAGGCGATGCACGCGGCCGAGGACAACCTCGCCGAGGCGCGCCGTTTCGTCCACGCCCTGAGCCCGCCGGGGCTGGACGGCTCCCTGGAGGAGGCGCTGCGCCGCCTGTGCTCCCGGGAGGGAGCCGCCTTCCAGCTCGACGGCGAGCCGTACATGCTGCCCCGCCCCGCTGAGATCGCATTGCTCAGGATCGCCCAGGGCGGACTCGCCAACGTCTCCCGGCACGCGGAGGCGGGCAGGGCCGCGCTCACGCTGACCTACATGGAGGACGAAGTGGCGATGGACATCGTGGACGACGGGCGCGGCTTCGACCCGCTGACCAGGTCGGGCAACGGTCTCGGCTTCATCCGTGACCGTGCCGCCGAACTCGGCGGCGCGGTCACCGTCGAGTCCGCCCCCGGCCTCGGTACGGCCCTGGCCGTCACCCTCCCCGTGCCGTGATCCGCCTGCTGCTCGTCGACGACCACCCCGTCGTGCGCAAGGGCCTGCGCGCGGTCTTCGACCAGGCCGCCGACATGGCCGTGGTCGGTGAGGCCGCCACGGGCGAGGAGGCCGTACGGCTGGCCCCCGGCGCGGACGTCGTGCTGATGGACCTGCGCCTGGGGGCCGGGATGTCCGGCGCGGAGAGCACCCGGCTGATCGGCCGGCTGCCACGCCCGCCCCGGGTGCTGGTGCTGACGACCTATGACACCGACGGCGACATCTTCACCGCCATCGAGGCGGGGGCGGCGGGCTACCTGCTGAAGGACGCCCCCACCGACGACCTGCTCGACGCCATCCGGGCGGTGGTGCGGGGGGAGACCATCCTCGCCCCACCGGTCGCGGCCAGGCTGGTGACCCGGATGCGGTCACCGCAGACGCCGCTCTCCCCTCGGGAGATCGAGATCGTCGCCCTGGTGGCCGACGGGCTGTCGAACCGGCAGATCGCCCGGGAGCTGTTCATCAGCGAGGCCACGGTGAAGAGCCATCTGGTGCACATCTACGCGAAGCTGGAGGTGGACAACCGGACCGGAGCGGTCATGGCCGCTCGCCGGCGGGGACTTCTCCGGAGATGAGGGCCGCGGCCCACTCGCCGTTGGGATCGCTGTCGATGAGCAGCGCCCGGACCAGCAGGCTGAGGGGGATGGCGAGCAGGGCGCCCAGCGGGCCGAGCACGAACGCCCACACCAGCAGGGACAGCAGTGTCATGGTCGTGGACAGGCCGACGGCGTCGCCGAGGAACTTGGGCTGGATGAGCGACTGGATCACAAAATTGATCAACATGTAGGAGAGGATCACGAAGATCATCGTTTTCGGGCCGCCCTCAAGCAGGCCGAGCAGGGCCGGCGGGATCAGCCCGAGGACGAAGCCCACGTTCGGAATGTAGTTGGTGATCAGTGCCAGCACCCCCCACAGCAGCGGGAGGGGCACCTCGAGCAGCCAGAGCGCGGTCACGTCCAGGACGGAGCAGATGAGACCGAACACCGTCGAGACGACGAGATAGCGGCGGGTCTTGTGGGCGAAGTCCCCAAGCGCCTGGACGAACCTGGGGCGGTGGGCGGCGCCTGAGGCCAGGACCTGGGAGAAGGAGCGCGCGTCCAGGCACATGGCCAGCACCAGGACGACGATGAGGATGAGGCTGGTGAACACGCCGAGCAGTCCGCTGGCGAACCCCTGGACGAGCGCGAAGATCTTGCCCAGGTCGAACGACTTGATCGTCTGGTTCACCTGCTCGGTGCCGATACCGAACCTCGCCGCCAGCTTCTGCGCCTCGGCGAGCAGTTGGTCGAACTGCGGGCCGTAGGCCGGGACGAGGTTGGCCGTCTCCGCGACCGCGATGGTCAGGATCGTCACCATGCCCAACAGCAGGAGCAGCACGATGGTCAGCGGGACCGCGATCAGCGTCCATCCGGGGGCGCCGCGTCTCTGGAGCCAGGTCCTGACCGGGGAGACCGCGAGGACGAGCACGAGGGCCAGCAGCACGGGGCCGATGATCGATCCGACCTCTTTGATCCCGGCCAGTGTGACCACGGCACTCGCGGTGCAGAGCAGCCCGATGAGTGCCCGGGGCACCAGTCGTTGGTCCGTCATGTCGGGTCTCTACCCATGGGGCGGAAAACACGTCTCCGGGTGGCCGGCCGTCGATTTGACGGAAGGGGACGGCGTACATAGAGTTCACAGGCCCGAGGGGGTAGGCGGAGATCGCCAGAGCCTCGGGAACCCCTTCTGATCACCTCCCTTCGCTGGGACGCGTGCGTCTCGACGGGATCCGATTCGACAAGAGCCGGATGTCGGAGTAAGTTAGAAGGGTTGCTCCGGAAGCGGAGTGGTCGACATCCTAGCGGGTTCGGCGGGTCTGGAACGGCTGACGCGGAAAGCGACAGTTTGACACAGACCGGGCGGGCCTGATAAGATGGAAAAGCGGAATGGAACGCCCCGGAAGCCGGGCCGAATGGCCTGGACGACGGAGAACGCGTCCGTTTCTTGAGAACTCAACAGTGTGTTAAAAGCCAGTGCATGAAGCACAACCCCGTCCCACCCACGTGTGTGGGAGGACGGATTCCTTTGGTTGATGACACCGCCACCTTTGCCGGTGGTGGGTGCTTTCAGCCGGGAGCAACTCTGTAGACATTGTTTGGAGAGTTTGATCCTGGCTCAGGACGAACGCTGGCGGCGTGCTTAACACATGCAAGTCGAGCGGAAAGGCCCTTCGGGGTACTCGAGCGGCGAACGGGTGAGTAACACGTGAGTAACCTGCCCCTGACTCTGGGATAAGCCCGGGAAACTGGGTCTAATACCGGATACGACCACTTCCCGCATGGGATGGTGGTGGAAAGTTTTTTCGGTTGGGGATGGACTCGCGGCCTATCAGCTTGTTGGTGGGGTAACGGCCTACCAAGGCGACGACGGGTAGCCGGCCTGAGAGGGCGACCGGCCACACTGGGACTGAGACACGGCCCAGACTCCTACGGGAGGCAGCAGTGGGGAATATTGCGCAATGGGCGGAAGCCTGAC
This genomic interval carries:
- a CDS encoding ABC transporter permease, which gives rise to MFIALRDISFAKGRFTLMGSVVALITLLVVLLSGLTSGLAGENVSAVENLKGDLIAFGSEKISFSDSTVTAAQWTGLGGQALGITQTRLTRDDANQAVAVFGSDTLAPVRQRDGELIVSPDLGLAAGDTVTLGDRPYRITAIGPEDSYGHTPVVWTTLADWQRLAHAKPDTATVVVLSGDAPERTLGTHPVSKRESLAGIGSYTSENGSLMMMQGFLFAISALVIGAFFTVWTVQRQGDIAIMKALGASSGYLMRDALSQALIVLMVGGGIGGAAGLGIGALAERVMPFVVDVSTTFVPVLAMIALGMAGAVLAVRRITSVDPLIALGSAR
- a CDS encoding sensor histidine kinase, which translates into the protein MGGELEIPAMRLLKFGLHGVFYVLLAVGLARVSGSWAALAGGVLLGAVYAVGLTLGRRRAASLLWLAAVTLIWAALGLLTPDFVWLAFPLFFVCLHLLPLRGGVPAVIALTAVTVGTLALHEPSLNPAQVVGPAIGAMVAILMVTGYTALYRESERRRDLIDELTRTRAELAETQHEAGVLAERQRLAREIHDTLAQGLSSIVLLLRAAPPDPAGYVAEAMHAAEDNLAEARRFVHALSPPGLDGSLEEALRRLCSREGAAFQLDGEPYMLPRPAEIALLRIAQGGLANVSRHAEAGRAALTLTYMEDEVAMDIVDDGRGFDPLTRSGNGLGFIRDRAAELGGAVTVESAPGLGTALAVTLPVP
- a CDS encoding response regulator, whose protein sequence is MIRLLLVDDHPVVRKGLRAVFDQAADMAVVGEAATGEEAVRLAPGADVVLMDLRLGAGMSGAESTRLIGRLPRPPRVLVLTTYDTDGDIFTAIEAGAAGYLLKDAPTDDLLDAIRAVVRGETILAPPVAARLVTRMRSPQTPLSPREIEIVALVADGLSNRQIARELFISEATVKSHLVHIYAKLEVDNRTGAVMAARRRGLLRR
- a CDS encoding AI-2E family transporter, whose product is MTDQRLVPRALIGLLCTASAVVTLAGIKEVGSIIGPVLLALVLVLAVSPVRTWLQRRGAPGWTLIAVPLTIVLLLLLGMVTILTIAVAETANLVPAYGPQFDQLLAEAQKLAARFGIGTEQVNQTIKSFDLGKIFALVQGFASGLLGVFTSLILIVVLVLAMCLDARSFSQVLASGAAHRPRFVQALGDFAHKTRRYLVVSTVFGLICSVLDVTALWLLEVPLPLLWGVLALITNYIPNVGFVLGLIPPALLGLLEGGPKTMIFVILSYMLINFVIQSLIQPKFLGDAVGLSTTMTLLSLLVWAFVLGPLGALLAIPLSLLVRALLIDSDPNGEWAAALISGEVPAGERP